Proteins encoded in a region of the Nocardia asteroides genome:
- a CDS encoding DUF3558 domain-containing protein, giving the protein MGRRTTATVAALAGVVLVASGCESGTNGTATPSTTVDTSAATAALWDPCTQVPNSTLQQIGVRPDTKRSGVAGVEEPGWKVCSWNNDDFNLGVSTTIHTVDVFRAKPDNIDFSDISIAGRDGVQHRRTSDRFNELCDLIFPANSGSYGVTISNRASAKNPAEPCSRARAAAVILVPTFPR; this is encoded by the coding sequence GTGGGACGACGGACGACGGCGACAGTTGCGGCGCTCGCTGGGGTGGTGCTGGTCGCTTCAGGGTGCGAATCGGGCACGAACGGGACTGCCACGCCCAGCACGACCGTCGACACGTCGGCGGCCACGGCCGCGCTGTGGGATCCGTGCACGCAGGTGCCGAACAGCACGTTGCAGCAAATCGGCGTCCGACCGGACACCAAAAGGTCGGGGGTTGCGGGCGTCGAGGAGCCCGGATGGAAGGTGTGTTCGTGGAACAACGATGATTTCAACCTCGGAGTGTCCACGACGATTCACACAGTCGATGTTTTCAGGGCTAAGCCGGACAACATCGACTTCTCTGACATCTCGATCGCCGGGCGCGATGGTGTCCAGCATCGCAGAACATCCGACCGGTTCAACGAGCTTTGCGATCTCATCTTTCCTGCAAACTCTGGATCGTACGGAGTGACGATTTCCAATCGCGCGTCAGCAAAGAATCCTGCGGAGCCGTGTTCGCGTGCGCGGGCTGCGGCGGTAATTCTTGTACCGACGTTTCCACGCTGA
- a CDS encoding DNA-directed RNA polymerase subunit beta, with product MNTDPAADPTLTRCQRYRHVYGLPCYVHEETRRITLRAGDVGAVTVPEQLGRMVHSDLARQYLLGPVIAHGSGRWTILVRPDETHQLADDSDIFIALLRARATVVPDGGEILLPSPTDERTGYRWWVVAPRDAFRPHISTVVQSIIICADRAPHHHPGFQGPDRPRHHS from the coding sequence ATGAATACAGATCCCGCCGCCGACCCGACACTCACCCGCTGCCAGCGCTACCGGCACGTCTACGGGCTCCCGTGTTACGTCCACGAGGAAACCCGACGAATCACTCTGCGCGCAGGAGATGTAGGCGCGGTGACGGTACCCGAACAACTCGGCAGAATGGTCCACAGCGACCTCGCCAGGCAATACTTGCTCGGCCCAGTCATCGCACACGGCTCCGGCCGCTGGACGATCCTCGTCCGTCCCGACGAGACCCACCAGCTCGCCGACGACAGCGACATCTTCATCGCGCTACTGCGCGCCCGCGCGACGGTCGTCCCCGACGGCGGCGAGATATTGCTGCCCTCCCCCACTGACGAACGGACCGGATACCGCTGGTGGGTCGTCGCACCACGCGATGCGTTCCGGCCACACATCAGCACCGTCGTGCAGTCGATCATCATCTGCGCGGACCGAGCACCGCACCATCACCCGGGTTTTCAGGGACCTGACCGGCCCCGACACCACTCGTAG